In Brevundimonas subvibrioides, a genomic segment contains:
- a CDS encoding vWA domain-containing protein, protein MLLPFFTALRQAKVPVSTKEWLHLMEAMDKDVAGGRVEDFYHLSRAVLVKDEKHYDRFDQVFGTVFKGIETIGAGEEPGLDVPEDWLKLLNQKFLTDEEKAEIEALGGFEKLMETLRQRMEEQKERHEGGSKWIGTGGTSPFGHGGYNPEGVRIGGPAKQGRAVKVWEKREYRNLDDTVELGTRNIKVALRRLRRFAREGAAEELDIDGTIDGTARQGWLDIRMRPERRNTIKVLLFLDVGGSMDGHIKLCEELFSAARTEFKNLEFFYFHNCLYEGVWKDNRRRHSEKIPTWDLLNRYNGDWRAIFVGDATMSPYEVTMPGGSVEHWNEEAGAVWMRRARLQWDKSVWLNPVAERYWSYTASVKLLSEVMDERMYPLTLDGLDRAMRALTR, encoded by the coding sequence ATGCTCCTCCCCTTCTTCACCGCCCTGCGGCAGGCCAAGGTGCCCGTCTCGACCAAGGAATGGCTTCATCTGATGGAGGCCATGGACAAGGATGTGGCCGGAGGGCGGGTCGAGGACTTTTATCACCTGTCGCGTGCGGTCCTGGTCAAGGACGAAAAGCATTACGACCGGTTCGACCAGGTGTTCGGGACCGTGTTCAAGGGTATCGAGACGATCGGTGCCGGCGAGGAGCCGGGCCTGGATGTGCCCGAGGACTGGCTGAAGCTGCTGAACCAGAAATTCCTCACCGACGAGGAAAAGGCCGAGATCGAGGCGTTGGGCGGCTTCGAAAAGCTGATGGAAACGCTCAGACAGCGGATGGAGGAGCAGAAGGAGCGTCACGAGGGCGGATCCAAATGGATCGGCACCGGCGGGACCAGCCCCTTCGGCCACGGCGGCTACAACCCCGAGGGCGTGCGAATCGGCGGGCCGGCCAAACAGGGCCGCGCAGTCAAGGTCTGGGAGAAACGCGAATACCGGAACCTGGACGACACAGTCGAACTGGGGACACGCAACATCAAGGTCGCCCTGCGCCGCCTGCGCCGGTTTGCGCGCGAGGGCGCGGCCGAGGAACTGGACATCGACGGGACGATCGACGGGACGGCGCGGCAGGGCTGGCTCGACATCCGGATGCGCCCGGAACGGCGCAATACGATCAAGGTGCTGCTGTTCCTGGACGTCGGCGGGTCGATGGATGGCCACATCAAGCTGTGCGAGGAGCTGTTCTCGGCGGCCCGGACCGAGTTCAAGAACCTCGAATTCTTCTACTTTCACAATTGCCTCTACGAGGGTGTCTGGAAGGACAACCGCCGCCGGCATTCCGAGAAGATCCCTACCTGGGACCTGCTCAATCGCTACAATGGCGACTGGCGCGCGATCTTCGTCGGCGACGCAACCATGAGCCCGTACGAGGTCACCATGCCCGGTGGATCGGTGGAGCACTGGAACGAGGAAGCCGGAGCGGTCTGGATGCGGCGCGCGCGGCTACAGTGGGACAAGTCGGTGTGGCTGAACCCGGTGGCCGAACGGTACTGGAGCTACACAGCCTCGGTGAAGCTGCTCAGCGAGGTCATGGACGAGCGGATGTATCCGCTGACACTGGACGGGCTGGACCGGGCGATGCGGGCGTTGACGCGCTAG
- a CDS encoding CsbD family protein yields MADHDRVEGAAKNVGGKIKEGFGNLTGDEKLKAEGKAEQVEGKVQNAVGGVKDSLRENDKRN; encoded by the coding sequence ATGGCCGATCATGATCGCGTTGAAGGCGCCGCCAAAAACGTCGGTGGCAAGATCAAGGAGGGCTTCGGCAATCTCACGGGTGACGAGAAGCTGAAAGCCGAAGGCAAGGCCGAGCAGGTCGAGGGCAAGGTCCAGAATGCCGTCGGTGGCGTCAAGGACAGCCTGCGCGAAAACGACAAGCGCAACTAG
- a CDS encoding NUDIX domain-containing protein, which translates to MTPALQFGEADAGATFLLRPAVFGLVFHDEKIACVRVSRDTPYLDLPGGAVDGDETEPEALIREFLEETGMTVRPLERLAEAGQFFRKSDGVPVNNVGGFWIAEMLALDPTRKVETDHELVWLHPRTALAELRHDAHAWAVVKWLRR; encoded by the coding sequence TTGACTCCCGCGCTGCAGTTCGGCGAGGCCGATGCGGGGGCGACCTTTCTGCTCCGTCCGGCCGTCTTCGGACTGGTCTTCCACGACGAAAAGATCGCCTGTGTCCGCGTGTCGCGAGACACGCCCTATCTCGACCTGCCCGGCGGTGCCGTCGATGGCGACGAGACGGAACCAGAGGCCTTGATCCGCGAGTTCCTCGAAGAGACCGGGATGACAGTCCGGCCACTGGAACGTCTGGCTGAAGCGGGTCAGTTCTTTCGCAAGTCCGACGGTGTTCCCGTCAACAATGTCGGCGGGTTCTGGATCGCCGAAATGCTGGCCCTCGATCCGACGCGAAAGGTGGAGACGGACCATGAACTGGTCTGGCTGCATCCCAGGACCGCCCTGGCGGAACTTCGCCACGACGCCCACGCCTGGGCCGTGGTGAAATGGCTCAGGCGCTAA
- a CDS encoding sensor histidine kinase: MTPDKPLIRLLYIDDDRGLSRLVQKELGRHGYDVTLAADGDAGVAALDADDYDVCALDHYMPGRDGLDVLPELLHRPAPPPVVYVTGAQEGRIAVAALRAGAADYVIKDVSEDFTALLRSALEDALLRRRLERENEEAQEQVRLARDRAEAMLREVNHRVGNSLQLVSTFMSLQLRHLADEGARSALREAQARIEAVAHVHRRLYTSGDMETVDMQAYLEGLVDELSKSLGPDDCSPCITLQATAMRVTTDQAVSLGVVVTELVTNAVKYAYAPGQTGEIRVILEPDSAGRAILTVEDDGPGLGDGKPKGTGLGGKIITAMASGLRSSVEIDGAHKGVRARLAFDL, encoded by the coding sequence ATGACCCCTGACAAGCCGCTCATTCGGCTGCTCTACATAGACGACGACCGTGGTCTGTCGCGGCTCGTTCAGAAGGAACTCGGCCGCCACGGCTATGACGTGACCCTCGCCGCTGACGGCGATGCCGGCGTCGCGGCGCTGGACGCCGACGACTATGATGTCTGTGCGCTGGATCACTACATGCCCGGCCGCGACGGGCTGGACGTCCTGCCCGAGTTGCTGCACCGCCCGGCACCCCCGCCGGTCGTTTATGTCACGGGGGCCCAGGAAGGCCGGATCGCGGTCGCCGCCCTGCGGGCCGGGGCGGCCGACTATGTGATCAAGGACGTATCCGAGGACTTCACCGCCCTGCTGCGTTCGGCGCTGGAGGATGCGCTGCTGCGCCGCCGTCTGGAGCGGGAAAACGAAGAGGCCCAGGAACAGGTGCGGCTGGCCCGCGATCGCGCCGAAGCCATGCTGCGTGAGGTCAATCACCGGGTCGGCAACTCGCTGCAGCTGGTCTCGACCTTCATGTCGCTGCAACTGCGTCACCTCGCGGACGAGGGAGCCCGTAGTGCGCTGAGGGAGGCGCAGGCGCGCATCGAGGCCGTCGCTCATGTGCACCGGCGTCTCTACACGTCGGGCGATATGGAGACGGTGGACATGCAGGCCTATCTGGAGGGCCTGGTCGACGAACTGTCCAAGTCCCTGGGTCCCGACGACTGCTCGCCCTGCATCACCCTGCAGGCCACCGCCATGAGGGTCACGACCGATCAGGCCGTGTCGCTGGGGGTCGTGGTGACCGAGCTTGTCACCAATGCGGTCAAATACGCCTATGCGCCGGGCCAGACCGGCGAAATCCGGGTGATCCTGGAGCCCGACTCGGCCGGGCGCGCCATCCTGACGGTCGAGGACGATGGTCCGGGTCTGGGCGACGGCAAGCCGAAGGGAACCGGTCTGGGCGGCAAGATCATCACCGCCATGGCCTCGGGCCTGCGTTCGTCCGTTGAAATCGATGGGGCGCACAAGGGCGTCCGCGCGCGCCTGGCCTTCGACCTTTGA
- a CDS encoding response regulator: MVEDDHGHAKLIEKNIRRANISNEIVHFDHGQPALDYLFSDEIRANGPMLILLDLNLPDMSGTDILAEVKKDDRLKRAPVVVLTTTDDKTEIQRCYDLGCNVYITKPVDYESFAGAIRQLGLFLSVMQAPDIE; encoded by the coding sequence ATGGTCGAGGACGATCACGGTCATGCCAAACTGATCGAGAAGAACATACGCAGGGCCAATATCTCCAACGAGATCGTCCATTTCGATCACGGCCAGCCCGCGCTCGACTATCTGTTCAGCGACGAAATCCGTGCCAACGGTCCCATGCTGATCCTGCTGGATCTGAATCTGCCGGACATGAGCGGGACCGACATCCTGGCCGAGGTGAAGAAGGACGATCGCCTGAAGCGCGCACCGGTCGTCGTCCTGACCACCACCGACGACAAGACCGAGATCCAGCGGTGCTACGACCTGGGCTGCAATGTCTACATCACCAAGCCGGTCGATTACGAAAGCTTCGCGGGGGCTATCCGGCAGCTGGGCCTGTTCCTGTCGGTCATGCAGGCCCCGGACATCGAATGA
- a CDS encoding sensor histidine kinase: MVSFSDIVSNVGALLRQRTLGRSIVLLLSVAILLLLIVNATTFVMIQRTAAFNDQVEAAWQARRSGRLLLLNLKDAETAQRGYVLTGLYSFRMEYDRAVQANAYLIDTLAERLGNDPVDVATVESVTRLSRDKILEMSAVIGLSEGGQGQQATRRIAQGDGKALMEQLESELGDLDRRMGTRLAERRAQSEGSAAFTAVVNGLAGLLILLLGVVVFLLVRRYLAELKDAQAAIDRVNAGLEETVKARTAALLRSNEEVQRFAYIVSHDLRSPLVNVMGYTAELEQAGRTIDLQMTRVETVAPELLERDALTAAREDIPEAVGFIRASTEKMDRLINAILKLSREGRRNLVPETLDVGDLTARIADTVRHQLEATETEVVVGEMVPIESDRLSMEQILGNLIDNAVKYLQPGRPGRIEVTGRDLPGGWVEYAIADNGRGIAEKDHERVFELFRRAGRQDQKGEGLGLAFVRNSVRRLGGDVRVESVPGEGSTFRLKFPKRLILDAAGDAL; the protein is encoded by the coding sequence ATGGTTTCGTTCTCGGACATCGTCTCGAACGTCGGCGCGCTTCTGCGACAGCGCACGCTGGGACGCTCGATCGTCCTGCTGCTGTCGGTGGCGATCCTGCTCCTGTTGATCGTCAACGCCACCACCTTCGTGATGATCCAGCGTACGGCCGCGTTCAACGACCAGGTCGAGGCGGCCTGGCAGGCCCGACGCTCTGGCCGGCTCCTGCTGCTCAACCTCAAGGATGCCGAGACGGCCCAGCGCGGCTACGTCCTGACCGGGCTGTACAGCTTCCGCATGGAGTATGACCGGGCGGTGCAGGCCAATGCCTATCTGATCGACACCCTGGCCGAGCGGTTGGGAAACGATCCGGTCGATGTCGCGACGGTCGAGTCCGTGACGCGCCTTTCGCGAGACAAGATTCTCGAAATGTCGGCGGTCATCGGGTTGAGCGAGGGTGGCCAGGGCCAGCAGGCAACCCGGCGGATCGCGCAGGGGGACGGTAAGGCCCTGATGGAGCAGCTGGAGTCCGAACTCGGCGATCTCGACAGGCGGATGGGCACTCGCCTCGCCGAGAGGCGGGCTCAGTCGGAGGGCTCGGCCGCCTTCACGGCCGTCGTCAATGGACTCGCCGGACTGCTGATCCTGCTGCTGGGGGTCGTCGTCTTCCTGCTGGTCCGGCGCTATCTGGCCGAGCTGAAGGATGCCCAGGCCGCGATCGACCGTGTGAACGCGGGACTGGAGGAAACGGTGAAGGCCCGCACGGCTGCCCTGCTCCGCTCCAATGAAGAGGTGCAGCGCTTTGCCTATATCGTCAGTCACGACCTGCGCTCCCCGCTGGTCAATGTGATGGGCTACACGGCCGAGCTGGAACAGGCCGGCAGGACCATCGATCTGCAGATGACCAGGGTCGAGACGGTGGCACCCGAGCTGCTGGAACGGGATGCGCTGACCGCCGCGCGAGAGGACATCCCCGAGGCGGTCGGGTTCATCCGTGCCTCCACCGAGAAGATGGACCGGCTGATCAACGCCATCCTGAAGCTGTCGCGTGAGGGACGGCGCAATCTGGTGCCGGAAACACTCGACGTCGGCGATTTGACGGCACGGATCGCAGACACCGTGCGCCACCAGCTTGAGGCCACCGAAACGGAGGTTGTCGTCGGCGAAATGGTGCCGATCGAGAGCGATCGCCTGTCGATGGAACAGATCCTCGGCAATCTGATCGATAATGCCGTGAAATACCTGCAGCCCGGTCGACCGGGTCGTATCGAGGTCACCGGCCGCGATCTGCCTGGCGGATGGGTCGAGTACGCCATCGCCGACAACGGCCGCGGGATCGCTGAAAAAGACCATGAACGGGTCTTTGAGCTGTTCCGTCGTGCAGGCCGCCAGGACCAGAAGGGCGAAGGCCTCGGCCTTGCCTTCGTCCGCAACAGCGTTCGCCGTCTGGGCGGTGACGTCAGGGTCGAGTCCGTCCCGGGCGAAGGCTCGACATTCCGCCTGAAATTCCCCAAACGCCTCATCCTCGACGCCGCCGGAGACGCCCTTTGA